The Malus sylvestris chromosome 3, drMalSylv7.2, whole genome shotgun sequence genomic sequence ctgtcaatgcccaattggcaatcctatgatcaggaacgtttaggatgtgtctacgaaagaatggtctcatgaatctaacttctttagattgcattctcccaatcacatattccttggacttatcgtttaagcatataacatttatatgagacggctcaaacaataatctttgccctttatatttaaactacattagtttaactttgtgaaatgttcgtaaagtatcatcatatgattggttttagggcacatttccaacaggaaTGGCAGAGCTTAGTTGTGAGATTAATGCCATAAGAAATTGTGTGAAGTTTATACACTCATCTCCAACAAGGTTGGAGTCTTTTAATATTGTGTCTTGTTGAGATTTGATAGGATGTCAAGTATCCGTTTTGATATTGTCACAAGGTGGAATGCCATGTATGAAATACTTAATAGTGCTTTCAAGTTTAAAGAAGTGTTATCTAAGATGGCATTTGGGTGTCATTCTTTTATTACTTACCTTAAAAGGAGGTCTCGAAAGAGGTTGATGGGGTGACAACAAAGGCCAAGCGGGTGGGTCCtctgaaggtggatgattgggAGAGGTCAGTGAGTTTTGCTCACTTTctcaaaaaaatttataatgccACCTTGACATTGAGTGCAACACTTATTCCAACGTCACACTTAATACTTAGCATGGTGATTGCCTTGCAAGTGGAGATAGAGGAACAAAATTTAAACGCCTCTAATGCCACTTTGCAAAGTATGGCTACCTCCATGAAGCTCAAGTTTAACAAATATTGGGGTGACATTGAAAAGGTGAATCTTATTCTCTTTGTAGCCCAAGCACTCGACCCGAGGTACAAATATGAAATGTTGGAGACAAATCTAGAAGAGCTCGGCTATAGATGGGACAAAATAAGGGAGGAGAAAGTAAGGTTTAAAGGCTATGTAACCAAGTTGTATAATGCATATAAGAAGGGAGTGGTCCTTAGTAGTAGTACTAGTAGTAGAGCTACCTTAAATGTGGAGCAAATATCAAGTGTTGTACTAGATGATAGGGGGTGTGATAGTAGATATTGATGTTGCTTCAAGGATGACAAGGAAGATCCAACGAAAGAGAACGGAGGCACAACAAAATGAGATAGCCAATGAAGTAGATATGTACTTCAAAGATCCACATCAAAGCCTAACATATGAGGGTTTCAATGTTTTGGATTGGTGGAAAGGAATTAGTGGTCAATATCCAACTCTTAGTAAAGTTGCTAAGGATGTATTGGCCCTTCCTAGTAGCACCGTTGCTAGTGAGAATGCCTTTAGTCTTGGTGGGAAAGTTGTTTATCCTTTTAGAGCTTCCTTAACACCTAAAACGGTTGAGGCTTTAATGTGTACTAGTGATTGTCTTAGAGGAAATGAATTTTGTTTCTATAAGGAGCTTATACTCGATGAATCCTATTTCTACAAAGAGCTTGAACGCTTAGAAAGAAGTAAGTAAACAATTTAAtttcctcttttattttcttagtaTTTATTATCTATTAGACAATAATTCAATCTAAATGATTTGTAGTTTATTGTTGTAGGCACAGCTAATTTGGGAGGTGAGGAGAATACAacacaagaaaatgaaatgTCACCTCCACCTCCTCGACCACCTCAAGTTGAACTTCAACAATGTCAAAATCAACCACTACCTCCACGACCACCCATTTTAAGGGGAAGGGCTCAACCATCAACATCAAGGGGAACAACCATCAACAAGATCAAGGGGCCGAAGAGGCTAACAATCTTCATAAACTTTAAgcatttctttttacttttggtttgtaacgtaatttattttgaaactttggcttgtaactaatttttttgcttttgggtttgttacttaatttattttgaaaccttggcttgtaactaattttttgcttttggatttgttacttaatttatttttgttgcatGCATGTGTAGTAGAAAAGGCTATATACAAggatttttgtttgattttatttCTACACAGAATGACTTGATTCCGCACACTACGCAGACCCACTATTATGGTTTGATTTTATTTCTACAGGCAAGCCACAAGTTATGCAGATTAGCTATTCAGCCTATTCTGCACACTGCACAGTGCACAAACCCACTATTATAGCCCAAAAGCTGAAAAGCCCAAatgcccaaaagcccaaaattatttcgggattcctgaaaatttggtttgggattggtctTGAAATTGGGAATCCCGAAAATCttggtttgggaatcgggacaaggaTTTCAATTCGATATCCTATACCAAACCAGTCATAGAAAAATGCTTACAACATATGAACAAGTGAGCCAAGGAGAACAACTGTTCATAGGAAATTCATCTATTTCTAAAGTTGAAGGTTaaggaaaatgaaaaatgacttactcttaattttgtgttttatatGCTTGATATCTGGAAAAACTCGGTCATTGGAGCGTTGTCAAGCAAGAATGGATTTAAATTGGTCTTTGAGGTTGACATATTTGTACTTGTTAAGAATGGGATGTATGTATGTGGGGGAGGGGGGAAGGGTACTTGAATAATGGTCTTTTCAAGAAGAATGTAATGACTATTGTACCTTCTATTAATAATAAGAACACAATTAGTTCTGCTTATATTCTTGAGTCCCTAAATGTTTGGCATggtaaacttggacatgtgaattATGATACGTTACGTAGATTAGTTAACGTGGAATTATTGCCTAAGTTTAACATTCATGCAAATCACAAATGTGAAACGTCTGTAGAAGCTAAATTAACTAAAACATCATTTCATTCTATACAAAGAAATACAGAACCTCTAGATTTACTTCACAATGATATTTGTGACTTAAAATTTGTGCAAACTAGGGGTGGTAAAAAGTATTTCATTACTTTTATTGATTATTGCACAATATATATTGCTATGTATATTTGCTTAGAAGCAAAGATGAAGCCATAGAAATGTTTAAACACTATAAGAGTGAAGTTGAGAATCAACTTAGCAAAAGGATTAAGATTTTAAGAAGCTATAGAGGTGGTGAATATGTAGCACCTTTTGGTGAGTTTTGTGCTCAAAAAAAGAAATATTCATCAAATTACCGCTCTGTATTCACCTCAATAGAACGGTGTTGCTGAACGCAAAAATCATTCGTTGAAAGAAATGATAAATGCTATGTTGATAAGCTCTGGAACACCCCAGGATTTGTGGGGAGAATCGTTGCTTTCCGCTAATCATATTTTGAACAAACTACTTCATAGAAAATTAGATAAGGCACAATATGAGTTATGGAAAGGTCATAGACCTTCTTATAAATATCTCAAAATTTGGGGGTGTCTAGCTAAGGTAGCGGTCCCTGATCCTAAAAAGGTTAAGATCAGTCCAAAAATCATTAATTGTATATTCATTGGTTATGCTTCTAATAGTAgtgcataccaattccttgtaCATAAATCAGAAAATGTTGATGTACATGTGATTTAGAATATGGTCTTGTttcaattatttattatatGTGCAGACTATCGATCGTATTGTGAATAGTATTTCGCTAGTATTGTTGAGcttgttaaattaatttgtcTTCTGCTTGAATGCATATTCGAATTTCTTTGCTTTTTATTGTCGAACGGAAAGATCAAATGAAAATATGATAGTTATGTTGTGAGATTAAATAGTTTTGATGCAAAAAAAAAGGTTGGAATTTCGGATAGAGGTTAGGATTTTTATCTAGTTGAGCCGATTTTTGGTAGGTACTAGATTTCCAGGTCAGGCCATATGCACAAGCTTCTGTTAGAGTAATTCGGGACTGGTGACAAAGACATTGGCAAGACGACTAGCAAAAATGGGTAATTTAGGATTACTTTGGGTTTGGGTGATTTTGATTATCTTTTCACTTAGAATAGTATACTATAGGACATACAAGTTTtaagtgattaataattcaagtTAGGGGATTAAGTGacatgtttatatttttttctttctttctgcattATTGATTAAACTCCATTTTTTATTGAAGGTCTAGGTCCCTACTGTGCTTTTCCACCCTAATTAAATTTGTGGAGGTCATGGACCGGAGAACTAGTTGTGTATATTGAGTGAAGTGTGCAACAATGTGTATACATAAATAGATGAAGCAGTTTggatgttttcttcttctttttgttattttgctttctttcttcgtcttcggatttcttttgttgttttttgtttgttggaaTAAGAAACTATTTGTGTTATCATTGAGTAGTCCCAAAAGTTGTAATTTCGaatgtaaaaatattttaaaagagTTCATGTTTCCACTGATTCTTCttatttataattatatatttttatttcaatCTTCACATTCTAATTACTTTAGATTAGGTAATTTAATTAAAGTGTGAATCACGTCCTAATCGGGGTTTAGACTTAATCTTGGATTCGGGTGTGACAATGTACACTTACTTTTGTATTGATATACAAAAGATGATTATAAAGTATGGAAGTTTACAAGAATAAAAGTTCACAGCGGATGTTTACAAGAAGGCTAGAAGCTGGAGGTTGGTTGCTCTGTATGCTTGTGTTTTCTTTGTGTGTAGGTGTGTGTGTTCTGGTGTTTGAAGGAAAGCCCTCATTTATACACAAATAGGTCTTCTAGCTTACAAAACTTCTTTACATAAAATTACAATTACTgtactatttctaaaaataaatGACACTTGCTGTCTCCTTCTCTTTTCTTGGGGATTCGGAGGGATCCCGTGATCAtgtctgttcatcgtacatcatgcgatcagaaattattttaaattttaaattttaaattaaatataaataatacctaacgaaaactgactgcacgatgtacgatgagcGGGCTTGATCCTTTTCCCATTTGCATTGCTTTATAGAAAACATACGAACTGCTTTGAAGAATTCTAGCTCCAAGGATATGTTGGGAATTATGACAACTTTTTGTCCTTAAGATTAATATAGCCCAATTTTGGAGCTTTTCAttcgttttctattttttttcaccaaatttAACTCAATAGTTTATGGGTAATTCACACACCAGTTATTACTTTTAGCACACCTTCTCAATTTTCGACGtcgaatcaaatgaattgaagaatatcaatagataaaaattaacaagaataaAATGTGAAAAATATTGTGTTAACAGCACTAGCCAACTTTATCGATGTCCTGAGAAAAttcagttgttttttttttttttcctttgggcTGGATTTGGGCTTTCTGACGACATGGGCCTTTTCTACTCATTGGAAtttgtacttaaaaaaaaaaaaaaaaaaaaaaaactcacgcACGCTGGGGAGTGGGGTTACCGTTACCATCTTAATCCTACCAACGGTTAGAAAATTCTAAACTCAAAAGGAGAGAAAAGTGAGAAAGCAGCAAGGGCTAAGGGGATCGTAGCCGTTAGACGGGGGCAGAAATCCAAGGGCCTTAAGTCGATGAGAATAAGACCGTTGGGGAGAAGCGTCGGTTCAGGCTTCAGCAGCTTCAAAAGGAAACCATGACAACCACAATCTGACAAAACTTGGAGAAAGACGAAAGACGAAAGacgaaagagaaaagaaacagATAGTCGAGAAGTGGAGGAGAAGGTGGCGACCATTAACGGCGAAGAAGACGGAGAGACGCGCAGCAGTCGTCTCCAAGTGTTTCTGTCGTCCTTGTTTTCGAGTCTGGGTGGAGTTTTTGGTGGTAACGGTCAAgaaattcaagatcttgaaatgGCTTCGAAAGCCGTCGCTGTTGTGCCTCAACAagaacagcaacaacaacaaccccACAAAGGTGCCGTACCACGACCTTCCTTAatctcttctcttcttctcttctgtCAATCACGGTTTCGATTTCTTTCGTTCCCTGGCCTTGTTCCTTTGTGTTTTGCTCACATGTTTAAATGTCTCAGAGGGAGGTAAGCAGAAGAAGGTGGCAGCAGAGGGGAAAAATAGGCAGGTTCTTAGAGATATTGGTAACCTCCATGGTCAAGCCCCCGCAGCAGCACCGGATAAGACCAAGGTTATAACCTTACCCATCTTTTTAGTTCTATTTCTTTTGTCAATCTTAACTGTGTTTTAGAGTTTGTAATTCCAATTGATTAAATGCTGAGTTCCGTTGTTTAATCTTCAGAAACCCATCACACAACCAGTTAATGGGAAATCCAAATTCGATAATGCAACCAAGGTTGTGGCAGTGGTTGAAAATGACAAGATTAGTGGTGTCAACAGGCACGGGGTGGCCTCAAGGAAGAGTGTCAGGGCCTTCACATCAACTCTCAGTGCCCGAAGCAAAGTAATTTTCACTTTTTACAACCTTTTTCGTTACTTTTGCTCTCTCTGTATACGATCACTCAGTTTCTCTTCCCACAGGCTGCTGCTTCTGGACTGACTAGTAAGCTACAGGATCTAAAACTAGACATCGATACAGCTGATGCTGATAACGAGTTGGCAGTAGTAGAATACTTGGATGATATCTACCAGTTTTACAAGCTCTCACAAGTATTTACTTGaactttctgttttccttttttcaatCAATCAGAGCTCACTCATCCTTCTCtctccccccctctctctcattGGATGGTTCGTTCTGATGCAGGATGAGAACCGCGTTCATGAGTACATGGATTTACAGCCTGAAATAAATGCCAAGATGAGATCAATCCTTGTAGACTGGTTGATAGAAGTTCATCACAAATTTGAACTCACGCCAGAAACCCTCTATCTTACCGTAAACATTGTAGATCGATTTCTTTCAGTAAAACTTGTGCCGAGGAGGGAGCTTCAGTTAGTTGGTATCAGCTCAATGCTTCTAGCAAGCAAGTACGAAGAAATTTGGGCGCCTGAGGTAGTGTGATTgtttttgttatgtattttttcCGACGTTATGTTATGTATCGTTGCCTAATCTTGTCTGTGGTAATGTGAAAATGTGCAGGTTAATGACTTTGTTTGCATTTCAGACAATGCTTATGGTAAAGAAAAGGTGTTGGTCATGGAAAAAGCAATCTTGGGAAAGCTGGGATGGTGTCTAACAGTTCCCACACCTTACGTCTTCCTTGTTCGCTACATCAAAGCATCTGGACCATCTGATAACGATGTAAGACTTTTAAAAACTTTTATGATGTGATTTTTCATCCTAGTTCGTCGTAGTAACCTTGGATTGGgattttaataagttgattgttGTTTGTGCTAATGTAATGTAGATGGAGAATATGGTGTTTTTTCTTGCTGAATTGAGCTTGATGGACTATACCAGTATGATTCTGTACTGCCCTTCAATGATCGCTGCGTCTGCTGTTTATGCTGCTCGATGCACCCTTGACGAGAGCCCTTTATGGACTGAAACTCTCAAGCATTACACTGGATATTCAGAAGACGAGCTCAAGTACTTAGTAAATCTTTCTCGGTTTTCTCATAATCTTTTAGTCCATGACCATGGATTGATCTTTTCTCAATTCTGGAACAGGGATTGCGCAAAGGTTCTGGTAACCCTTCATTCGGCAGCTGCAGAGAGTAAGCTCAAGGCAGTCCATAAGAAGTTCTGTAGCCCGAAGCGTAGCGCGGTTGCTCTTCTTTCACCAGCCAGTGGCCTTTCTGCCGAACCACTCTGAATATTAATATTATCGTATTCTGAACACTTGCTGTAGGATAACCAATGTTTTGAGATCATTTTGTTGTTATGATCCTTGCTTGCAGCAATCTATTGTAATATTTTCGACTCAAAAATACTGTTAATGTATTTCTATGCTCATGAATGATTCTTCTTCGAGTAAAAGTTGTGATGCATACCCTGTTAgggttaggaaaaaaaaaaactttttggtCACCGCATTTATTTATGTCTGTAATCCAGCGTTGCTTGATAACATTGAGAAGTCTGAAGAACtaatcaaaacccagaaataCAAGTATTTGAAGAGTAAAAATGCATTACATAGAAAAAGCCTTGCAAACAGCTCTAGGACTTTCCGTCTCCTTCCTCAGTGACAGTGACCTTGACCTTAGCCCCACAACAGCTCTTCCTGCTATGCCTTCCGGAATCAGCTTCGACTTGCTTCTCATAACACATGTCATCTTTTTTCCCGAGATCCAACCTCCGCTCTAGGAACTCTGAATTCTCCTTCCAAACCTCTCCATTAGCATAAACCTCCTTTTTCCATATTGGAACTGATGCCTTTATCTCATCAATCACAAATTTACAAGCATCCAATGCATCAACTCGATGAATTGATGACACTGCAATGAAAACACTTGTTTGACCAACTGGAACGGGGCCCAGGCGGTGGGCAACTGCAATGGAGAGGAGATTCCAGGATGATCTAGCAGATGAACAAATGGATTTTAGGCACCGTATTGCCATGGGAACATATGCTTCATATCTGAGCTCCAAGACTGTTTTGCCCGCAAAAGTGTCGCGCGTGGTGCCCGAAAATGTTGCAATGGCACCCGCCTGTGGGGCACTCACATAGTTGATATATTTGGCCATGTCAATTTGGATCTCCTCCTCTAAGATTTCCACTAGATTTTTCTCCTCATCAGCCATCTCCATCTCCATCTGGGACTCGAGCAGAAATGCAGAATCCCCGAGCTCTGAAGAACGATGCAACTTTTATCTCATAATTTCTTAAATCTATTGATCATAAACAAAAGACAGACCTAAATGATAAAGCTATCGATCATAAACGAAAGACAGACCAAAGTGATAAATCTATCTGTCATAAAGATAAACAATGAGAGAATTCCAGTACCTGATGGCTCTGGTAAATTATCAGAAAGGGGAGGTTTTAGCTTAAGTAGGAATCAACCATGAACGGAACAATTAAAAAACTCAAGTTCCCAGTGATTTTTCTCCCCTATCAAGTCATCCATGTATGAGATACCAAATCAAAAGGGGAAAACACTTGTGACGTAAATTTGAAACCCTAATGAGCTCATAGTTAAGAAGGCAAATAATACAGAACAACCCACCAATCAATCTTTTGTCACAGACCAGCATGATATGTTTTCCGTAAAGTTTCACCAGAAAATCGGTTAAATATCAATCCAACGACATGAAACAGAAGGAAACATAGCGTAGTGTTAAAAATACTGGAACGGTTATCCCTCTGTTACAGTTGATAACATCCAGTCCAGTCCGCCCCAGAATTAATCAAATCCATTTCAAGGGTTGACGTTCCCCAGTAGATGTACCAGGTACTAAAATGCCAAATCAATCAAATGTGCACTACTCAATTAACCACGAAAACACTACAAGCTCAGTTCACCCTCAGAGAGAGGTGCAGTCGTTCCTGAGCTTTCTAAGAAACCATTACAAAATTTCACAACATTTGACGAGTTTTCTTATATCCAAAAATTAGGAATTGCAGCAAGGTAGAGTCAGACTGTAAAAGGCTAATGGCATGGCAGAACAAGAGACTCAattcacattaaaaataaagtaaaataaaaatcaagctAATCAAACTCTTCATGGGGCCGCACAATTAAAGCAGAAAATCAATGATtcaatgttcatcacgacctaATCCGATCCAATTACGAATTAAACAGTACCTGCTGAATACTCACAGTAAGTGAAAAACTGGATGGTATTGGAGCAGTTCAGTAGctaagagatgagagagagagagagagagagaggttgacGACGGTAAACAGTCTGTTTACGACTTTAAGGCGACGCCAGTAGTAACCATGtcatttttggttttctatTATCCAAACGCGAATCGTGTTCTTCGCTTAAACATTAAAATTATAACATTACTCAATAATTAAAtgactttttgttttgttgagaAAATAGACGGCTCCGGCCATTATTTTCCACTATTAGGTTTAGGGCGATTTTCAAAATAGGCATGTGAGGATCACTGAATCAACCCGTTGACCCCCATTTTTAATTCCCAAACATGATTTTAAGGAtttatttttcaaccatttacgattttaagggtttattttcaacatttgtttgattaagaaaacatatacaaacaacgACTATTTTTTGTGTGATTGATTAGAAGAAAATGTAGTGCCTTGAGTTGAGTTTAATtttctagaatgaaaaattcatAAAAGAGTGATGAAATTTAACATTGGTAGTTTAGAGACCTATATCGAAAATATAGACAAATAAcataactaaattgtgataagATAATCTAATCCAATGATTGTTCTGAAATGAAAATCTTGATTGATTTTAGAGAATGTGTTAATCAGAGAAATAAACCAAAtgatgagattgagataagaTAATCAAATCCAATGGTTGTTATGAAATGAAATCTTATCTTGTCTGATTTCACAGAAACAAACCAACATATGAAATTGAGATAAGAGAGCCTACAACAGTACATAAGTGATGAAATCTAACTTTGTCAGGAATTGAATTTTTTAAGGTTAAAATgctcataaattaaaatttaagataacactccaaaaatcaagttaagaaaagttaagacaaaaataaatttaccatgtaattaaattattacgtaaataaaatatatagccTCATATAGAGACCGAAAGATATATAGGCTCCTATTGGGAGAGATTCTTTTTTAGAACCCTAAAGATTCatcggagctctaaattgggcTATATCCACTACTTGTGTAGTCCCATATAAAGTCCCTCTCATTGGAGATACTCTAATGCATGTAGTCTATATAGCCCACTCATTTTAATACATGTTAATATTTAACGTATACTTAGTGCATGATCGGCAATAAATAATACTTTTatgctaaaaataaaatgagtTCTCTCTATTCCCCATCCTTTACAGTGGTAGGGAGGAGTGTTGCTTTTGTACCATGGCATGGGTTTGAATCTCTTCGGTtctctaatctaacatctaatctaacaaatctatcgtatgacaaaaaataaagacTTTTTACCCTATGCAATCTAGCCATTGTGCTTCTTactcaagaaaaagaaaagattttttttaatcaatcaCTAAACCCTTAGCTCCGCAACTTCCTTACTTTTTGTTGAGATTTTCCAATGAATGTCATATTTGGTATGTTATTAATATCTTTATTTACTATTCTTCATTTAATTAGtaggttaattatttatttggTCCTTGAATTTGTCGATTAGATTACGATTTTGAGAAAAGTTTATATTTCATCGTTGTTGTTTCATGttgattattatataattttatataggcaaaaaaaaaatgaatatataATTTTGTGGTACTAATTTCAGCTAGCCCacacaagaaaaaaaagtccTAGCTCCGCCCTTGGCGGTACATGTATGAAATTGTTAGGTCTACACTAAATGCATAAATTaacacatttttattattttgtggtgcaaaatgaaaaaaaaaaaaagaaacttcaAACCCATTTCAACCTATTAGCAAAAAGGTTATTTCGGTAACTTTACCTACAAAAAGAAAGTCATGGCCAGCTTTATGTTATCTCAgtccatctccaactgaaagaGCTCAACATAATTCCATTCAAAATTATAGCccagcaaaaaataaaaaaaaacctaaatgaaCGTGTCAAATTATACTCATATTCATGTACTATTTCCAACACAATTGGCTAAACATAACCCCCTCAATTATTTATCAGTTTTACATTTATACTTTAAATTCATTGGttaatttatttaaactaaCATTAGATGATTTCAAATCTAACTGTTGAATTTGAATAAATTATTGTAACTAAAGAGGTGGGCTCTAAAAAATAGTTAAGAGGGGGCTACATTTGGTCAGCTTGATGCCCTTTTGAGCCAAATAATGCGTTGGTGGGCTCCATAGAATTATAACTCCCATTAGTTGGAAATGAGTTTCTAGACAAATTAGGTCAATTTTTAGCTTTTGAACCTTTGACTATCTCCATTAGAAATGATCTGAGGCTCCCAGAGAGTTGTATTGTACTATTGTTGAATCATCAGATGCTAATGTTTAATAATTTAGTACGAAATTTTTACTTGATTATTCGTTGAAGTAATATACCATTCTTATTGGTGAACATGCCTGATCAGCTTACCTATTGTTTTTGCGGGTCGggtttggatttgaatatttctaCCGTCTAGCTTAATGAGTAGACACGATATGATCCATACAGATAAGGGTTGATACAAGCATGGTAAACACAACCCTTTTGCCAAGTCTAATTTGGTGAGACTAATTGTTTGATCCTTCATCAAACGATGACATGATGAGCATGTGACGCTTATATAGGTTATCATATAAGTCACATCTGCACTACTCAgacaaaacaaaactcatcaacttAGGGGTTGATTTGATGTTTAAAGAGACTAATGCGACGCAAGTGCAAGAAAAATGTACAAGAAGTTGACAAGGGTAATATATGAAAAGTGAAGACATAAGAGGGAGAAATGTTTGCAActattacattaatttacaagAGGGAGAAATTTTGAACCTATGATGCATATGAAGAAACCTGACATCATACCAACTAGGATATTGGACCACATATTGGACCACGCC encodes the following:
- the LOC126616141 gene encoding G2/mitotic-specific cyclin S13-7-like produces the protein MASKAVAVVPQQEQQQQQPHKEGGKQKKVAAEGKNRQVLRDIGNLHGQAPAAAPDKTKKPITQPVNGKSKFDNATKVVAVVENDKISGVNRHGVASRKSVRAFTSTLSARSKAAASGLTSKLQDLKLDIDTADADNELAVVEYLDDIYQFYKLSQDENRVHEYMDLQPEINAKMRSILVDWLIEVHHKFELTPETLYLTVNIVDRFLSVKLVPRRELQLVGISSMLLASKYEEIWAPEVNDFVCISDNAYGKEKVLVMEKAILGKLGWCLTVPTPYVFLVRYIKASGPSDNDMENMVFFLAELSLMDYTSMILYCPSMIAASAVYAARCTLDESPLWTETLKHYTGYSEDELKDCAKVLVTLHSAAAESKLKAVHKKFCSPKRSAVALLSPASGLSAEPL
- the LOC126616142 gene encoding molybdopterin synthase catalytic subunit; amino-acid sequence: MEMEMADEEKNLVEILEEEIQIDMAKYINYVSAPQAGAIATFSGTTRDTFAGKTVLELRYEAYVPMAIRCLKSICSSARSSWNLLSIAVAHRLGPVPVGQTSVFIAVSSIHRVDALDACKFVIDEIKASVPIWKKEVYANGEVWKENSEFLERRLDLGKKDDMCYEKQVEADSGRHSRKSCCGAKVKVTVTEEGDGKS